A stretch of Paludisphaera borealis DNA encodes these proteins:
- a CDS encoding SGNH/GDSL hydrolase family protein codes for MALFQSTSVAAARVGMAQAAILVAITFIPVPAGWTRTQRLLASASSSQPNRADGDHHATGYYEGLIGGEAQGGRGELTLKLMGKPNGWMRFNDAGVARHLTSDFLQFELVPEMDSILFGQRFLTNTHGMHSPEVTVEKPAKTFRIAVLGASMDMGWGVQFQDTYSHLLESWLNAHAAHQAFTSDRKFEVLNFAVAAYSPLQRLESFRRKVREFKPDLVIFSSTLLDVRLMEIHLCDMFRTKSDPTYGFLHDLIARAGINDQDRYVDPKGDLVNKERIKAKLSPYYWELYDSTVGALAGDCRTAGIPLLMIVIPRVGKDDDATVRAEPVARLKAIAGRYGLPIFDLSDTFDELDPATLEIAAWDDHPNALGHHRLFLALTHHLVTDQGRYELLFPGRKAAAEASLPPDLP; via the coding sequence ATGGCGCTCTTCCAATCCACTTCCGTCGCCGCGGCCCGCGTCGGCATGGCGCAGGCCGCGATCCTCGTGGCGATCACTTTCATCCCCGTGCCCGCGGGCTGGACTCGCACCCAGCGGCTGCTGGCCTCGGCGAGTTCGAGCCAGCCCAATCGGGCCGACGGCGACCACCACGCCACCGGTTATTACGAGGGGCTGATCGGCGGCGAGGCCCAGGGCGGTCGCGGCGAGCTGACGCTCAAGCTGATGGGCAAGCCCAACGGCTGGATGCGGTTCAACGACGCCGGCGTCGCCCGCCACCTGACCAGCGACTTCCTCCAGTTCGAGCTGGTCCCCGAGATGGACAGCATCCTCTTCGGCCAGCGGTTCTTGACCAACACGCACGGCATGCACAGCCCGGAGGTCACGGTCGAGAAGCCGGCGAAGACCTTTCGGATCGCCGTCCTGGGTGCCTCGATGGACATGGGTTGGGGCGTCCAGTTTCAAGACACCTACAGCCATCTGCTTGAATCGTGGCTGAATGCGCACGCCGCCCACCAGGCGTTCACCTCGGACCGCAAGTTCGAGGTGCTCAACTTCGCGGTCGCGGCGTACAGCCCGCTGCAACGGCTGGAATCGTTCCGTCGCAAGGTGCGCGAGTTCAAGCCCGACCTGGTGATCTTCTCGTCGACGTTGCTCGACGTCCGGCTCATGGAAATCCACCTCTGCGACATGTTCCGCACCAAGTCCGACCCGACGTACGGCTTCCTTCACGACCTGATCGCCCGCGCGGGGATCAACGATCAGGACCGTTACGTCGACCCGAAGGGCGATCTCGTCAACAAGGAGCGGATCAAGGCCAAGCTTTCGCCCTACTACTGGGAGTTGTACGACTCCACGGTAGGCGCGCTGGCCGGCGACTGCCGCACCGCCGGGATTCCGCTCTTGATGATCGTGATCCCGAGAGTCGGCAAGGACGACGACGCGACTGTCCGCGCCGAGCCCGTGGCCCGGCTGAAGGCCATCGCCGGTCGTTACGGCCTGCCGATCTTCGACCTTTCGGACACGTTCGACGAGCTCGACCCGGCCACCCTGGAGATCGCCGCCTGGGACGATCACCCCAACGCGCTGGGCCATCATCGGCTGTTCCTGGCGCTCACCCACCACCTGGTCACCGACCAGGGGCGGTATGAGCTGCTGTTCCCCGGCCGCAAGGCCGCCGCCGAAGCCTCGCTCCCCCCCGACCTGCCCTGA
- a CDS encoding TIGR03067 domain-containing protein: MRKSPIVVVLLIAGAALGASSFADEPKVEGDLKSLQGEWVSKDSQGESFWTFKGNHLSIKTPDRAYEITITLDPKQTPEKHIDFEVLDDSPNAKGTKAAGIYKLDGEEVKIAFAGPDAERPTEYKTDPVNSFAFELKKKKK, encoded by the coding sequence ATGCGGAAATCGCCGATCGTCGTCGTCCTGTTGATCGCGGGCGCGGCTCTGGGGGCGTCGAGCTTCGCCGACGAGCCCAAGGTCGAGGGGGACCTCAAGTCGCTCCAGGGCGAGTGGGTCTCGAAGGACAGCCAGGGCGAGAGCTTCTGGACCTTCAAGGGCAACCACCTCTCCATCAAAACTCCGGACCGGGCGTATGAGATCACCATCACGCTCGACCCGAAGCAGACCCCCGAGAAGCACATCGATTTCGAGGTCCTCGACGATTCGCCGAACGCCAAGGGGACCAAGGCGGCGGGCATCTACAAGCTCGACGGCGAAGAGGTCAAGATCGCCTTCGCCGGTCCCGACGCCGAACGGCCGACCGAGTACAAGACCGACCCCGTCAACTCGTTCGCGTTCGAACTCAAGAAAAAGAAGAAGTGA
- a CDS encoding magnesium transporter has product MPASVKHRLPRLDDAVERHLRTDVTPLKVDQTIGQALEQIRSRQQGGRIIYFYVVDDDGRLQGVVPTRLLLLSPLDQKLADVMIRKVMTLPRTATVMDACEIFVFHKFLALPVVDEQKRLLGVVDIELYTDEITDLAQRTSYEDLFQLIGVRALRSHGATPLKAFGQRFPWLICNIVGGILAAFLTGAFQETLDHLVVLALFIPVVLTLAEAVGIQSVSLALQTLHEPNVGWRQILGTLRRELWTGLLLGFATGPIVGLVAWIWKQQPNIAWTILLSISLTMTASAMIGMALPLILHLFKRDPRVAAGPVALVFADLTTLFLYFGLSTLFLM; this is encoded by the coding sequence ATGCCAGCGTCCGTAAAGCATCGATTGCCGCGCCTCGACGACGCGGTGGAACGCCACCTCCGAACCGACGTCACGCCGCTCAAGGTTGATCAGACGATCGGCCAGGCCCTCGAACAGATCCGAAGCCGTCAGCAGGGGGGGCGGATCATCTACTTTTACGTCGTCGACGACGACGGCCGCCTCCAGGGCGTGGTCCCCACGCGCCTGCTGCTCTTGAGCCCGCTCGATCAGAAGCTCGCGGACGTGATGATCCGCAAGGTGATGACGCTCCCCCGGACCGCGACCGTGATGGACGCGTGCGAGATCTTCGTCTTCCACAAGTTCCTGGCACTCCCGGTCGTCGACGAGCAAAAGCGGCTGCTGGGCGTGGTCGACATCGAGCTTTACACCGACGAGATCACCGACCTCGCCCAGCGCACCAGCTATGAAGACCTGTTCCAGCTCATCGGCGTCCGGGCGTTGCGGTCGCACGGGGCGACGCCGCTGAAGGCCTTCGGACAGCGGTTCCCCTGGCTCATCTGCAACATCGTCGGCGGCATCCTCGCCGCGTTCCTCACCGGGGCGTTCCAGGAGACGCTCGACCATCTCGTGGTCCTGGCGCTGTTCATCCCCGTGGTGCTGACGCTCGCCGAGGCCGTCGGCATCCAGTCGGTCTCGCTGGCCCTCCAGACGCTCCACGAACCGAACGTCGGCTGGCGGCAGATCCTCGGGACGCTCAGGCGCGAACTCTGGACGGGTCTGCTGCTGGGCTTCGCCACCGGCCCGATCGTGGGGCTCGTCGCCTGGATCTGGAAGCAACAGCCGAACATCGCCTGGACGATCCTGCTGTCGATCAGCCTGACGATGACGGCCTCGGCCATGATCGGCATGGCGCTTCCGCTCATCCTCCACCTGTTCAAGCGCGACCCCCGGGTCGCCGCCGGCCCCGTCGCCCTCGTGTTCGCCGACCTGACGACCCTATTCCTCTACTTCGGCCTCTCAACCCTGTTCCTGATGTGA